Genomic window (Mycoplasmopsis citelli):
TTGAGTGAATAAAAAATAATAACCCATTTAATGCTAATTTAAATGTTTTTGAAATTAAATACAAAAACATTGCAATTAACAATAATGAAAAACTTGAAGATTTACTTAGTGAAGTAAATGAAATGCTCATAAATTTTGGGATTAAAAATTTTGAGCTTTCTACAGATAAGATTTTATCAAAATTAAGATCGCTAAAAGCAATAGGAGATTAAAATATGAGTTTTACTCTATCAAATGTTCAGCAAAAAGCAGTTGATGAAATTATGTATTTCTGAGAAAATCGCTATGACAATGAAGATAACAAAAAAGTAATTTTTAAAGCCCCTACTGGAGCTGGAAAAACCTTTATGATTGCAAATGTAATTGATCAAATGCTAACAAGCAATACAAGCGGAAAAAAATTGTTTTTCTTAATTGCGACACTTTCTTCTGCTGAATTACCACAACAATTTGCAAACAAACTAAATGATTACAGGTCTTCACTTGTAAATACTAATATAATTGTTAAAAATATTCAATCGCCATCAAGTTCAGGTAAAGACTCAAAAAAAGATTATAGTTTAAATTTAACATATAATGATTCTGATGTTATGATTGTTGGAAAATCTTCTTTTGGAAAAGGAAGAATTTTTACTGATTATGGAATTTTAGAAGGTTTTCTTGATTCAATTAAAAATGATGATAATACTGAATTAATTTACATTCGTGATGAAGCTCACATTGGAACAGGTGATAAAAAAAGTAAAGATAAAATAGTTAATGACTTTGAAAATTTAGTTGATTCAATTGCTTCTTTTTCAATTCATATGACCGCAACTCCTCAAGATAGTGATAATTTAGTTGAAATTACAGCCACAGATTTACAAAATGATTCAGATATGCAGTTGCTTAAAAAATATCAAAAATTCAATGTCAATTTAAAAGATGCAGATAAAATTGATGATGATGTTATTTTAAGAGCTGCCTGTGAACAATTCAAAGAAATTAAAAAGCAATATGGAGACACCAAAAAAGAACCTCATCTTTTAGGTATAAATCCAGCAATGCTTATTCAAATTAGAAGTAAAAAAACTAATAAAGACGAGGAAATAGATCCAGAACTTGAAGAAAATATTGAAGAATACAAAAAAATAATAGAAGAGTACGGGTTAACTTGAGCAACTTATTTTAGTGATTCAAAAACCTCAACTAATACCAGAGAAAAAATTTCTTTAAAAAACTTATCTGCCCATAATTCAAGTATTGACGTTATTTTATTTAAAATCGGTCCTGCTACAGGTTGAGATATTCCTCGTGCTTGCATGTTAGTGCAACTTCGAAAAGTTTCATCTAATACACTAAATATTCAAACAATTGGAAGAATTAAACGAAACCCTATTCCGCATGTTAAATTGGATGAAAATAATATAGCAAATTACTTTTATATTTATTCCAACGAACAAAAAACTATTGATAGTAATTTAATTAACTGAAAAATCAAAGAAGAAATTAAAAAAATCCGCTATAAAGTTTTATACGGAAAAATCGAAACTAAAAAAGCTAGATTGCATTTTGATAAAGTTACTTACAAAAAAGATTTAGAACATATTATCAGTATCGAAAGAGTTAAAGACCAGCTTGATTATTTTGAAAATGAATACCAAAAATATAAATTTTTAATTGGTGAAGAAAGTACATACAAAGTCTCAGAAACTGAAAATAAATCAAGAACTCGTATTATCTCAAAACTTGAAAATAAAATTGATCTAAGAATATTTGTTAATAAGCAAAGGCAAATCAATAATAAATACTTTATTGAACTGGGCGAAAATTATTTGACTAATTTATATGCTGATTTTGCTAAACAAATAAAAAAAGAATATTTTAGTCAGGACTTTTTTGAATATATTATTTACAAAACATTCCTTCACTTGATTATTGAAAAATACAAATCTCATTATAAAAGAGCTAATTCTAAAGCCGAAGATGAGCTTTATGTTCTTGATACAAATGAAATTACTGAAGACTTTATTCAACAAAAAGACATACAAACTCAGAAATATAAACACAAAATTATTGGAAAATCAAAAGAAAAGTTTCCATATCGGATCAAATTATTTGATGAATTGTTGCTAGATTCACAACCTGAAGAAGATTTTATGAGCAACTTACAAGATCTTTTAGAATATAAAAAAGATTTCCAAAATAGTATTACACTGTGAACTAAAAATCAAGTTCATAATGGATTTTCGTTTGGATATTTAGAAAAAGACGATGATATAGTGGTCAAAAAAAGTTATCCGGATTTGTTTTTGATAATAGATCAAAAGCACATGCTTTTTGTTGAAGTTAAATCTCAAAATGACATTAATGCTGAAAAAACTACGCAAATGCTTAAGGCATATCAAAAATATGTTCAAAATTTTGAGAAAAATCAAAAGTCAAAATTGTTTTTTGATAATAATGAAATTAATTCCTTAACAATTATTATTTATAAACCAAAAGGAAAAGGTTTTGCAGATATTGAAGGATTTAGTTCAATTGAGTCATTAAATAAATTTCTAAAAGAACAAAAAGAAAGTCAATCAGCTTCAGAACTTAGAGAAATTATCAAAGAAATCGCTCAATCGCAAGAAAATTAATAATAAAACCAGAGAAATTTATTTTTCTCTGGTTTTTGTATACTATTCTTCTTGTGATTTAATTACATCCACTGCCACAATTTCATCACCTTCTTTAAGGTTGATAATTTTAACTCCTTTGGTAATTCTTGA
Coding sequences:
- a CDS encoding DEAD/DEAH box helicase — its product is MSFTLSNVQQKAVDEIMYFWENRYDNEDNKKVIFKAPTGAGKTFMIANVIDQMLTSNTSGKKLFFLIATLSSAELPQQFANKLNDYRSSLVNTNIIVKNIQSPSSSGKDSKKDYSLNLTYNDSDVMIVGKSSFGKGRIFTDYGILEGFLDSIKNDDNTELIYIRDEAHIGTGDKKSKDKIVNDFENLVDSIASFSIHMTATPQDSDNLVEITATDLQNDSDMQLLKKYQKFNVNLKDADKIDDDVILRAACEQFKEIKKQYGDTKKEPHLLGINPAMLIQIRSKKTNKDEEIDPELEENIEEYKKIIEEYGLTWATYFSDSKTSTNTREKISLKNLSAHNSSIDVILFKIGPATGWDIPRACMLVQLRKVSSNTLNIQTIGRIKRNPIPHVKLDENNIANYFYIYSNEQKTIDSNLINWKIKEEIKKIRYKVLYGKIETKKARLHFDKVTYKKDLEHIISIERVKDQLDYFENEYQKYKFLIGEESTYKVSETENKSRTRIISKLENKIDLRIFVNKQRQINNKYFIELGENYLTNLYADFAKQIKKEYFSQDFFEYIIYKTFLHLIIEKYKSHYKRANSKAEDELYVLDTNEITEDFIQQKDIQTQKYKHKIIGKSKEKFPYRIKLFDELLLDSQPEEDFMSNLQDLLEYKKDFQNSITLWTKNQVHNGFSFGYLEKDDDIVVKKSYPDLFLIIDQKHMLFVEVKSQNDINAEKTTQMLKAYQKYVQNFEKNQKSKLFFDNNEINSLTIIIYKPKGKGFADIEGFSSIESLNKFLKEQKESQSASELREIIKEIAQSQEN